The proteins below are encoded in one region of Engraulis encrasicolus isolate BLACKSEA-1 chromosome 1, IST_EnEncr_1.0, whole genome shotgun sequence:
- the LOC134445352 gene encoding uncharacterized protein LOC134445352 produces MSTAKEPVTFFTVTSYFASHPKSVKKGLNSYNSNRVISVNVMSGGSLKGKVQASMKKKEYEVEVHVEDQEVTDSRCTCAVGLAKCHHIAALLIWAEKNMTRTDVECVWRRPTAPKTEDVVAKRLSVMAPSTSKAGIKRPVTEEDKGWTRQSLAQFGRFTGLGFILAPEIHQEFDPSLPEKLFDGILASQEYSDAQDKEDFIMTSLAVSQQQKEAIERATVGQTSNALWAAYRKKRITASNFGLVLSAVRRQSFPPSLFKTLLGEYNPKQGARACDWGIVHEKEAKKKFMEQSGETILEKGLFLSDSGLLGASPDGLLLSSNYLVEVKCPYSAREKTIAQAAEAKDFYLYVDQVTGLFRLKNTHNYWHQIQGNLHLTEATTCHLVVWTTQDMAIVEIKKDPAWVSNLKVLEHFYKDHFLPRALFNNK; encoded by the exons ATGTCTACTGCTAAGGAGCCAGTCACATTTTTCACCGTGACTTCGTATTTCGCCAGCCATCCGAAGTCAGTTAAAAAGGGACTGAACTCCTACAACTCAAATAGAGTGATTAGTGTCAATGTTATGTCAGGTGGCAGcttgaaaggaaaagtgcaggcgtctatgaagaaaaaagaatatgaggtggag gtgcatgtagaggatcaggaggtgacggacagcaggtgtacatgtgctgttggtctagccaagtgccaccacattgcagccctcctcatttgggcggagaagaacatgacccggacggatgtggagtgtgtgtggagaaggcctACAGCACCCAAAACAGAGGACGTTGTGGCCAAGAGGCTGTCTGTGATGGCACCTTCGACATCAAAAG cTGGAATTAAGCGCCCAGTGACCGAAGAAGACAAAGGCTGGACAAGGCAGTCTTTGGCGCAATTTGGGCGTTTCACAGGTCTGGGCTTTATTTTAGCCCCAGAAATACATCAg GAATTTGACCCATCCCTACCAGAGAAACTATTTGATGGGATACTGGCCAGTCAGGAGTACAGCGATGCTCAAGACAAAGAGGACTTCATCATGACGTCTCTTGCTGTCAGCCAGCAACAAAAAGAAGCCATCGAGAGGGCCACAGTTGGGCAGACGAGCAATGCATTATG GGCAGCATATCGCAAGAAGAGGATCACAGCGAGcaactttggtttggttttgtctgCAGTCAGAAGACAGTCTTTCCCACCTTCATTGTTCAAGACACTGCTGGGAGAATACAACCCCAAACAAGGAGCTCGT GCATGTGATTGGGGAATCGTGCACGAGAAAGAGGCCAAAAAGAAGTTCATGGAACAAAGTGGGGAGACCATCCTGGAGAAGGGACTGTTCCTGTCTGACAGTGGGCTGCTTGGGGCCTCCCCAGATGGACTTCTACTGTCCAGCAATTACCTTGTGGAGGTGAAATGCCCATATTCTGCCAGAGAGAAAACAATCGCTCAGGCAGCAGAGGCAAAGGACTTTTACCTGTACGTGGACCAAGTCACCGGGCTATTTAGGTTGAAGAACACCCACAACTACTGGCATCAGATTCAGGGCAACCTGCACCTGACAGAGGCTACCACCTGTCATCTAGTTGTATGGACAACTCAGGACATGGCCATTGTAGAGATTAAAAAAGACCCAGCCTGGGTCAGCAATCTTAAGGTCCTGGAACATTTTTACAAGGACCATTTTCTGCCCCGTGCTCTCTTCAATAACAAATAA
- the LOC134452444 gene encoding uncharacterized protein LOC134452444, translating into MVQCCVPLCKNRNDVDKGFPFYRFPVDEKVSKKWLKLIRRDNFTPTPNTRICGWHFPNGKAAGPTRFAWNEGKAFQSIEQPSKRLKTLPVTEEEEDEAEAGSCHLEVQRSTELLQMENAQLKEENLRLHAQLQNHKQTFSFDQISSVPRKVIYYTGMPDAATVFFLYALLSKFPLKYHYDWTVQSMPLIDQLLLTLMKLRLNCGIEDLSTRFNCSRTTVTNIFMTISSALYDILYVGMMENNIPSRFKNQTSLPECFLPFPNCRIVLDCTEVAVCNTESLEDQSKLYSHYKGCTTLKALVGVAPNGVITFVSELYGGSISDKAITADSGVLEQLVPGDMVMADKGFTIRDILPEGVSLNIPTFLVDGQFTLQEVQYNRLIASARVHVERSIQRLKTFRILKEIPHQYKKHGNKIWKVCVCLMNLQTPILREVDV; encoded by the exons ATGGTACAGTGCTGTGTCCCGTTGTGTAAGAACAGAAACGACGTCGACAAAGGATTCCccttttaccgttttcctgtcgACGAGAAAGTCAGCAAAAAGTGGCTGAAGTTGATACG ACGTGACAATTTCACTCCAACTCCTAATACCAGGATCTGCGGGTGGCATTTCCCGAATGGAAAGGCAGCCGGACCCACAAGATTTGCCTGGAACGAGGGAAAGGCTTTTCAGTCCATTGAACAGCCATCCAAACGACTGAAGACACTCCCTGtcactgaggaagaggaagacgaggcagAGGCAGGTTCATGCCACCTTGAAGTTCAACGATCAACCGAATTGTTGCAAATGGAGAATgcccaactgaaagaagaaaatttAAGATTGCATGCACAactacagaatcataagcaaacaTTTTCATTCGACCAAATATCCTCTGTGCCCCGCAAAGTCATTTATTACACAGGCATGCCTGATGCTGCCACAGTTTTCTTTCTATATGCCCTTCTTTCCAAATTTCCCCTCAAGTATCACTATGATTGGACTGTCCAAAGTATGCCACTAATTGATCAATTGCTGTTAACTCTGATGAAGCTCCGGCTGAATTGTGGGATCGAAGACCTCTCCACCAGATTTAACTGCAGTCGAACCACAGTCACCAATATTTTTATGACCATCTCCAGTGCCCTTTATGACATCTTGTACGTTGGAATGATGGAAAACAACATCCCTTCCCGTTTCAAAAACCAAACCTCCCTGCCAGAGTGCTTCCTCCCATTCCCCAACTGCCGTATTGTGCTTGACTGCACTGAAGTGGCTGTCTGCAACACCGAAAGCCTTGAGGACCAAAGTAAGCTGTACAGCCATTACAAAGGATGCACCACACTTAAGGCTCTGGTCGGTGTGGCGCCCAATGGAGTTATCACGTTTGTTAGTGAACTGTATGGTGGGAGCATATCCGACAAAGCCATAACAGCTGACAGTGGAGTGCTGGAACAACTTGTTCCAGGGGACATGGTGATGGCTGACAAGGGCTTCACCATCCGCGACATTTTGCCCGAAGGTGTTTCCCTCAACATCCCCACATTCCTTGTCGATGGACAGTTCACATTGCAGGAAGTTCAGTATAATAGACTGATTGCCAGTGCCAGAGTCCATGTGGAACGTTCTATTCAGCGCCTGAAAACATTTCGGATTTTAAAAGAGATCCCACATCAGTACAAGAAACATGGAAACAAgatctggaaagtgtgtgtgtgcttgatgaacTTACAGACACCCATCCTGAGGGAAGTAGATGTCTGA
- the LOC134434972 gene encoding uncharacterized protein LOC134434972: MARGAEGDCPEQRPKSKKRKRARALKLWFFSLFLCCVKAPVEDTVEVGMIPQKIHGVPNTTTTATPDNPQKALTRQEIRRRVKVGKARWEEQRRKKKRAWYSRLLPKLKMPKLKLLIIPKITSIPKANKFVKKTVKPPKMKKIQDDSTTTRPHIDDCATKGNQSPKEKSAPHYQDDWPKEPTATPNTTKAESEACPGIVVEKMKKDPKRLIDHTDLEKTLKAMEAVANLATRTELPQMPERSKRVVTFEEATKVCSKVVTKKQTKKDLEWHSEATQGCNTVVARRKQTKRDLESHPALPRAWRNQIRRAAKSNVDPKCLAFQKRSFDFNKSLSQLLVVIMMLMIFAWFFASSSGENGYSSNSSN, encoded by the coding sequence ATGGCTCGAGGAGCAGAGGGTGACTGCCCTGAGCAGCGCCCCAAGAGCAAGAAGCGGAAGCGGGCACGTGCATTGAAGCTCTGGTTCTTCAGTTTGTTCCTGTGCTGCGTCAAAGCCCCCGTTGAGGACACTGTGGAGGTGGGCATGATCCCCCAGAAGATCCACGGCGTCCCCAACACCACGACCACTGCAACCCCTGACAACCCCCAGAAGGCTCTAACCCGCCAGGAGATTAGAAGGAGGGTGAAGGTGGGAAAAGCCAGGTGGGAagaacagaggaggaagaagaagagggccTGGTATTCTCGCCTTTTGCCAAAACTAAAAATGCCTAAACTAAAACTCCTGATCATTCCCAAAATCACAAGTATTCCCAAAGCCAACAAATTTGTTAAGAAAACTGTGAAACCACCAAAGATGAAGAAAATCCAAGACGACTCGACCACGACTCGACCACACATAGACGACTGTGCCACCAAAGGAAACCAAAGTCCCAAGGAAAAGTCTGCGCCACACTACCAAGATGACTGGCCCAAAGAACCAACAGCAACACCTAACACCACCAAGGCAGAGAGTGAGGCCTGCCCAGGGATAGTTGTGGAGAAGATGAAAAAAGACCCTAAAAGGCTTATCGATCATACTGACCTCGAGAAAACCCTAAAAGCCATGGAGGCGGTTGCAAACCTTGCTACTCGGACAGAGCTTCCCCAGATGCCAGAGCGATCCAAACGAGTTGTTACCTTTGAGGAGGCCACTAAAGTGTGCAGCAAGGtagtcacaaaaaaacaaaccaagaAAGACCTGGAGTGGCACTCAGAGGCAACTCAAGGATGCAACACGGTGGTCGCGAGAAGAAAACAAACCAAGAGAGACCTGGAGAGCCACCCAGCTTTACCCAGAGCCTGGAGGAACCAAATCAGAAGAGCCGCAAAGAGCAATGTTGACCCAAAATGTCTAGCCTTCCAAAAGAGATCCTTTGATTTCAACAAAAGCCTCAGCCAGCTGCTTGTGGTCATCATGATGCTCATGATCTTTGCCTGGTTCTTTGCCAGCAGCTCAGGAGAAAATGGTTATTCATCCAACTCGTCAAACTGA
- the LOC134452454 gene encoding uncharacterized protein LOC134452454 produces MLGTLEEGDKVKWRDFVQPLVHAYNCTKNDTTGYSPYQLMFGRQPRLPLDIAFGLTPESPSKISHSEYVKNLTESLTESYRLATENSLKTALQNKRRFDSKVRESTLLPGDRVLVRNVGIRGKHKIADRWSETIYKVIKQIQDSPVYVVVPEHTNGPERVLHRDLLLPCGFLPSTVNNEQPEQNKPQQRPDNLPAPDPDQPAAEEESNDKEEEYYTLYDQLSGESRNAQAEQERPIPEVERPETDQSATRDSRLRVEPSPENPSVSSEKSVLDPEAPAFEPTDDEASLSPNLSESESVTAESVPEVPATDPREFHSPGSEREDESPRRTSGDVLERMEVEDAEIAPDSEVPPRRSARERAVPQRLTYPTRGNPLLTVMHSILAGLDQAFSQTLVDAPYIYNLTPLPTDIV; encoded by the coding sequence ATGTTGGGGACGCTGGAAGAAGGAGACAAGGTTAAGTGGAGGGACTTCGTACAACCCCTTGTACATGCATATAACTGCACTAAGAATGACACCACAGGCTACTCTCCTTACCAGCTGATGTTTGGCCGACAGCCAAGACTCCCACTTGACATTGCATTTGGACTTACCCCAGAAAGTCCCAGTAAAATCTCCCACTCAGAGTATGTCAAGAATCTGACAGAGAGCCTAACAGAGAGCTACAGACTTGCCACTGAGAACAGCCTGAAAACTGCTCTGCAAAACAAACGCAGATTTGACAGCAAGGTGAGAGAGTCCACACTGTTACCTGGAGACAGAGTTCTTGTGCGCAATGTTGGCATCAGAGGGAAGCACAAGATTGCAGATAGATGGAGTGAAACGATTTACAAGGTTATCAAGCAGATCCAAGACTCCCCTGTCTACGTCGTAGTCCCTGAGCACACAAATGGCCCTGAAAGAGTTCTACACAGAGATTTACTTCTGCCATGTGGCTTCCTCCCATCAACTGTCAACAATGAACAACCTGAGCAGAATAAGCCCCAACAGAGACCTGACAACTTACCTGCTCCTGATCCCGATCAGCCTGCGGCTGAAGAAGAGTCCAACGACAAAGAAGAGGAGTATTATACCCTCTATGATCAACTCTCAGGGGAGTCAAGAAATGCTCAAGCTGAACAGGAAAGACCGATTCCAGAAGTTGAAAGACCTGAAACTGACCAGTCAGCCACTCGTGACAGTCGGCTGAGAGTTGAACCAAGCCCTGAGAATCCAAGTGTGAGTTCTGAAAAGTCTGTCCTTGATCCCGAAGCTCCAGCATTTGAGCCTACCGATGATGAAGCAAGTCTGTCCCCCAATCTGTCCGAATCCGAGTCTGTGACAGCTGAAAGTGTTCCTGAAGTTCCTGCAACAGATCCCAGAGAGTTCCATAGCCCTGGAAGTGAACGAGAGGATGAATCACCTCGGAGGACCAGTGGAGATGTGCTGGAACGGATGGAGGTAGAAGATGCTGAAATTGCCCCTGACAGTGAAGTGCCACCGAGAAGATCGGCTCGAGAGCGAGCAGTCCCCCAAAGACTTACATACCCCACTCGAGGGAACCCCCTACTCACTGTAATGCATTCCATCTTAGCTGGTTTAGACCAAGCTTTCTCCCAGACCCTAGTTGATGCCCCTTACATATACAACTTGACCCCCTTACCCACTGATATAGTGTAG